One segment of Desmodus rotundus isolate HL8 chromosome 6, HLdesRot8A.1, whole genome shotgun sequence DNA contains the following:
- the LOC128781240 gene encoding olfactory receptor-like protein OLF3, producing MNQENKTQMWVREFILLGLASGHGAQVSLFVLFLSMYVLTVVGNVLILLLIRLDSRLHTPMYFFLTVLSFVDLCYGNSIVPQMLAHFFSARKSIPFHRCVLQLCVSLVMGSSEFFLLGAMAYDRYVAVCHPLHYTVIMHGGLCLGLAAGSLVAGFMNSLMETIITFQLPLCHNIINHFVCETLAVLRLACVDISFNVVMVAISGFLVIMLPCSLVLFSYGHIIAAILRIRSAQGRSKAFGTCASHLTVVTMCFGTAIFTYMRPGARSSAEQEKMVALFYAVVTPMLNPLIYSLRNNEVMSALRRVLRKLSENR from the coding sequence ATGAACCAGGAAAATAAAACCCAGATGTGGGTGAGAGAGTTCATTCTGCTGGGGCTGGCCAGTGGCCATGGGGCACAGGTCTCcctctttgtcttgttcctgagcaTGTACGTGTTGACCGTTGTGGGAAATGTCCTCATTCTCCTTCTGATCAGACTGGACAGCAGGcttcacacccccatgtacttcttcctcactGTTTTATCCTTTGTGGACCTTTGTTATGGGAATAGTATTGTCCCACAGATGCTCGCCCACTTCTTCTCAGCCCGGAAGTCCATCCCATTCCACAGATGTGTGCTCCAGCTCTGTGTGTCCCTGGTGATGGGCAGCTCTGAGTTCTTCCTGCTGGGagccatggcctatgaccgctatgtggcGGTGTGCCACCCACTGCACTACACAGTCATCATGCATGGGGGGCTGTGCCTGGGGCTGGCTGCTGGCAGCTTGGTGGCTGGTTTCATGAATTCCCTGATGGAAACGATCATCACCTTTCAGCTTCCCCTGTGTCACAATATCATTAATCATTTTGTCTGTGAGACCCTGGCAGTGCTGAGACTGGCCTGTGTGGACATCTCATTCAACGTGGTCATGGTGGCCATCTCAGGGTTTCTGGTCATCATGCTTCCCTGTTCCCTGGTCCTATTCTCCTACGGTCATATAATTGCTGCCATTCTGCGTATTCGCTCTGCTCAGGGACGTAGCAAAGCCTTTGGGACCTGCGCCTCCCACCTCACGGTGGTGACCATGTGCTTTGGAACGGCCATCTTCACCTATATGAGACCCGGGGCCAGGTCGTCAGCAGAACAGGAGAAGATGGTGGCCCTCTTCTATGCTGTGGTGACTCCCATGCTGAATCCCTTAATCTACAGCTTGAGGAACAACGAGGTGATGAGTGCCCTAAGGAGAGTGCTGAGAAAACTTAGTGAAAACAGGTAA